In Lysinibacillus sp. 2017, the DNA window TGTTGCGGATTTATCATATGGTACAGATTCAAAAGTATTCGGTGAAGGAAGCAGTGCCGTTGTATTTGGAGAATGGGCGCAAGTGGAAGTTGCTTTAAAGGAGCATGCTGAAAAAATTGAAGACTATGTTGTAGAGAGCGATCGCCGTAACTCAGGTGTACCATTATTAGATACGAAATATGTGAACGCACGTATCGAGCCAGGTGCAATTATCCGTGACCAAGTAACTATAGGGGATAATGCGGTCATTATGATGGGTGCCATTATTAATATTGGTGCTGAAATTGGCGCGAAAACGATGATTGATATGGGCTGTGTGCTTGGGGGACGTGCAACAGTTGGCGAAAACTGCCATATTGGTGCGGGAACGGTGTTAGCAGGTGTTGTTGAACCACCAAGTGCGTTGCCAGTTGTTGTAGAAGATGATGTCGTAATTGGTGCGAATGCCGTGGTATTAGAAGGCGTTCGTATTGGGCAAGGTGCTGTGGTTGCAGCGGGTGCTATCGTGATCAAAGATGTAGAGCCCTATACCGTTGTAGCAGGTGTCCCAGCTCGAGAAATTAAAAAGCTTGATGAAAAAACGAAATCAAAAACAGAGATTATCGATTCATTAAGAAATTTATAAGAGGGTGTAGAGCATCATGAATGAGCTTATTCAAATTCGAAGAGCATTACATCAAATTCCAGAAATCGGCTTTCAAGAATTTAAAACGCAGCGCTATATTTTAACTTTTTTAAAGCAACTACCACAACAACATTTACAAATAACAACATGGAAAACAGGGGTTGTCGTATTTATTCAAGGGACAAATCCAACGAAATGTATTGGTTGGCGTACGGATATGGATGGACTGCCTGTAAAAGAGGAGACTTTCCTCCACTTTTCTTCTCAGCATGAAGGATTTATGCACGCTTGTGGGCATGATTGCCATATGACCATTGCGCTAGGGCTTGTAGAAGCGTTTGTGCATAAGCAGCCAATGCAAAATGTGGTCTTCTACTTCCAACCAGCTGAAGAGGGTCCTGGAGGTGCTGAGCCAATGCTTAATTGGTTAAGGCAAGAACAGCCGCATCTGGTAGCAGATGAAATCTATGCATTACATATCGCACCTGAATACCCCGTAGGAACCGTTGCAACGAAGCCTGGTTTACTTTTTGCTAATACATCTGAATTATTTATCGATTTAAAAGGTGTTGGTGGCCATGCTGCATTCCCTCATAAAACAAGGGATATGACGGTAGCGGCAGCAAATTTAATCATGCAGCTACAAACAATCATTAGTCGAAATGTCAATCCACTAGATAGCGCTGTTATTACGATTGGTAAAATGACTTCGGGAACTGTACAAAATGTCATTGCGGAAAATGCTCGACTTGAAGGAACGATTCGCACGTTAAATGCAGAAGCAATGGCTGAAGTAAAACGCCGTATCGAAGCAATTTGCACAGGGATTGAAGCCGCCTTTGAATGCACGGTTACGATTGATTATGGTTCGATGTATTATGAAGTGAACAATGATGAAACCTGCGCAAGACAGCTACTTGAGTTTGCAAATAGCTTTGAAGGCGCTAGTGCATACGAATGTCCAGCAGCGATGACGGGTGAAGACTTTGGGTACTTTATTAAAGACATTCCAGGTGCAATGTTTTGGTCAGGTGCCAACTGTGAGTACGGCTTACACCATGCAAAAATAAGTCCAGATGAAGCATTGTTAGCGTTTAATGTAAACTTTGTAGAGCAATTTATTCGTGAATTCTAAAATAACTGCTATGTACCCATTTAACTGTAGAGGTTGAATGGGTATTTTTTTATATAACTTATTTTTTATTGGTTCATCATCGGAAGTTGTGCATGACATCTAGGATTCAAAGTGATTCCTTTTTAATCAAGTCCGTTCTGCTACGCTACGGGGGACGCTTTCCTGGGGGCGTGGCTCCATCTAACTTGTTACTTGCCTCTACGGCGGCAAGCAACAAGTGGATATTCCGCTCACGCTTAATCCCCCAAGGAGTCGCCCCCTGCGCTTCGCGTCACTCCATTTGACCAGGTTAAATGCATGACACTTTGAATTGGCGGGCCTTGCATGCGGGCATTAAAGACAGTAGTATGGGCACGTACCACGTGGCCATAATGCGGTCATGCCGTAGCCTGCCAATAGCTAGACAAACTAATAAAGAAAAAATCATCCCCAACTTATAGTGATGAGCCATAAAATGGGATTGAAACTTTATATGGTTGAATTCGTATAATGTTAGAAAGGGAGGTGGCTTTTATTTTGAAAAAAATCATCGCATTTATGGCTGTTTTCTTATTCTTGATCCCTGTAATAACAGCATCTGCGGAAATGAAGATTAACGTAGACTATGGTTTAAATGGACAAGGAAAGCAAGACATGCCACTTGGGGTAACGATTACGATTGAAAATGATGAGCAACCGTTTGATGGGGAGCTATTGACGACATATCCTAGCAATTATTTATTACAAACGGGTCAAGTCTTTCGATTAAAACTCGAACCACACGAAAAATATTCGGAATTTTTCGTAATTGATAGCTATCCCTATCAATTATATAACCAAAAATCGAAATCATTTGTACATGTATATGAGGGGAGTTTAGAAAAAGGGGATAAATATAAAAATTTTCAACTCAAAAATTCTGAGCCTAAGCTTTATTCGTATGACACACATGTAGTCGGTATTTTAGGACTAAAGGATGTATCAAAGGCACTTCAAAAATTACGTGTAATAAAAGGGAATGCTAATTTAGAAGTTCAATATTTTCCTATGGATACCGTACAAACAATTACCGATGTCCGTCAATTAGCTTTTATTAATACGTTAATTTTAGCAGAGCCACTTAAACTTTATGATGAGGAGCAGCTTCAGATTCTTGTCAGTTGGATGAAAAATGGCGGTCAACTAATTGTTGATCAGGATGTAACATTTACACCAATGAAAGAGTTTGCTGCGTTACAAGCAAGCGAAGGTGCTACAAAGACAACGGTTTCAACTCAAAGTTTAGAACAGTTTTCGCGTGAAGGGACATTTCAGTCTGATTTACCACTTGTGAAGAAGGATGCCTTAGAAAATTCGGAGCTGTTTGAAGTAGATGGTCTAATCCTTGCTGCAAAGCGTCCGGTAGGAATGGGTTCGCTTATACAGACAGCATTTTCTTTAACAGATCCAGTGCTATTAACGTCAGATGGCTATGCTAACTTACTAGCACAAATGATGAATCTTCAAACACCAATGTATTCGAATTCAGCAGAAATTGAAATGTCTAATACGGTCGCATCAGTAAATGAGCTCTTTCCTGCTTTTGAATTTTCAATGTGGAAAATTTTAGCCGTGCTCATCGTGTATATATTAGTGATTGGTCCAATTTTGTACTTTATTTTAAAGAAAAAAGATAAGCGAGAGTATGCATGGTGGATTATTCCTGCAATAGCTGTTGTCTTTTCACTTGGGTTATTTTTCATCGGAGCGCGTGATCGTATTGCGCAGCCGCAAATTCAACAAACGGCTGTTATCAAAGTAGGGGAGCAATCGCAGCAATACTTTGTTCAGTCCTTACTTTCAAATCGTAGCGGAGATTATGAATTTGAATTTGGAAAAGAGCTCGATGTAACGGTTTACGGCAATGATTTTTCGAATTTACATGATTTCCAGAATGGTCGATGGAGCTATGTGAAAAATGAGGGTGACAAAAAACAATTACTATTAAAAAATGTCCCGTATTGGGATGTTGAGACGATTGTAGGGAAGGGTGCCATCGATGTTGGCCAATTTAACGTTGATTTAACGAATGAAAATAGAACATTAGTTGGTACCATCACAAACAACTTTGATGTCGATGTAACGAATGTGCAAATTTGGACGGGTGCGGAGCTAGTAACGATTGGTGATATGAAACGCGGTGAGACGACAACCGTTAATAAGACGATGCAACTTGCTGTATTATTACCAACTGTACTTCCAAATAACACAATGTACACAACACCAACACCTGAGACAATAGATACAGAACGAAAAAATCGATTAATAGCCCTTGCTCAAAGTATAATCGCAAGTGAGCAGTCACCAGCAATTATCGCCAATGCCAAAGACATCACGTATGGCGCTACACTAACGAAAAAGGCAACAACAGAATCGACAACTTTACTTGTCCAGCCATTTACAGCAACTACTCAATTTACGGGTGAACTGATTTTAACGGAACAAGCCTTCCTCGTTTCACTGAATTCTGAAATGTATGGTGGGATGAGAGACCAAACCGTAACAAGTTTAAAAGATTGGTATTTTGATCCCGGTGAATATGAAGTGACCTATAAATTGCCACAACAATTAAAAGCAGAACCGATGAACTGGTCGGAACTTCACTATGAGGTTGATGAATCATTTATGAAGGCACAAATTTGGAATGTATCAACGAATGAATATGAGCCATTTTCGTCGCAGTTTTCAACACAAGAGGTATCGAATTATTTGAAACAAGGGGAAATACGCTTCAAATGGACGATTTCAGAAAATATTTATAATCGTACATTTACTTCTCCAATAATCCAGCTGAAAGGAGCGCATGAATTATGATTGAATTTCAGCATGTAAAGAAGAGCTACAATACGGTTCAAGCGCTAAAGGATTTAACCTTAACGATTAAAAAAGGAACGATTTATGGATTTGTTGGGGCAAACGGTGCAGGTAAATCAACAGCGTTTTCTATTTTAGCCACACTCATTCCACCAACGTCTGGCGATGTACTCGTCAACGGGAAAAGTGTTTTAACGAATGCGCATGATGTGCGAGCACTCATTGGTTATATGCCGGATTTTTTTGGAGTATATGATCAACTTAAAGTAGAAGAGTACTTAGACTTTTACGGTGCGGCCTATGCATTGCCTTCAAGTGTTCGTAAAGAAAAAATCACACAGTTATTAGCACTTGTCAGATTGTCTGAGAAACGACAGGAATACGTGGACGATTTATCGCGCGGGATGAAGCAAAGACTTTGTTTAGCAAGAACATTAATGCATGACCCTGACGTATTAATCTTAGATGAGCCCGCATCAGGTTTAGATCCGAGGGCACGTGTTGAAATGCGTGATATTTTGAAGGATTTAAAAAGACTAGGGAAAACGATTTGCATTAGCTCGCATATTTTACCAGAGCTCGCGGAAGTTTGTGATGAAATTGGCGTTTTACATGAAGGAAAATTAATCGCAAGTGGTAATATTTCAGAAATTCAAGCGCAGTTACAAGCGGAGAAATGGATCACGTTGCAAACTGTTAGTGACTTACAGCAAGCACAGCAGTTTTTCATGTCACAACCAAATGTGAGCAATGTGTCAATTCAAGAACTTGGGCAGACGTTAACCTTTGCATTTAGCGGAGGGAACATGGAGCAAGCAAACTTACTAAAGTCGGCCATTGAAGCAACCATTCAAATTACATCATTTGAAGTGCAAAAGAAAAATTTAGAAGATGTTTTCATGGTAATTACAGAGGAGGTCATGCAGCATGAACAATAAACCTTTTAATCCTGTATTACTAAAAGAACTAAAGCTACGATTCCGTAATGCGAAAAGCTTCTCGAGTTTAGCCTTTTATTTAATCGCGTTAACAATTTTTATAGTGGCCTATTTTATCATCGTGACGGGCATTATGGGCAATGGGTATATTCAACCTCAAACGAGCTTTATTTTATTTTGTTGCTTAACGATGTTGCAAATGGGGCTATTACTATTTATGGCACCTGCACTTACGGCGGGTTCGATTAGTACCGAACGTGAAAAACAAACGCTTAATATGTTATTAACGACGACTCAAACGTCGACACAAATCATCATAGGAAAACTAATGGCATCACTCGCATTTTTAGTGGTGATGTTAATCGCAACTTTACCGATGTATAGTGTGTTGTTTTTATTCGGTGGCGTATCACCCAAAATGCTCGGCTCGGTATTTTTAATCTTTTTATTAACCGTATTTGCGGTAGGAAGTGTCGGTATTTTGATTTCGACCGTGACGAAAAAGACGATTGTTTCGATGATTTCAACGTATGGTGTGACGATCTTTTTAGCCTTATTTACAGCTATCTTTTTTGCGGTAGGCATGGTGAATCATGTAGTAGATCAGTCGGCCAATGTTTCGTATTTTTGGATTAGCTTAAATCCATTTGCTGTTGCATTAAGCATTATTTCCCCGGATATCGCGATTGGCATTAAAGAAGTAACGCAAGTCGAACTATCACCGATTTTACTATATTGCATTGCCTATATGTTAATAGGAATTATTAGCTTATGGATTGCGGTAAGGAAATTAAGAGAGACAAAATAAAAAACTGCGCAATTCGAGTTAAAGAATTGCGCAGTTTTTCACGATGATTTCATTAAATGAGGTGCCTTTTTTGATGTCCAAGTAAAAGCTAAAATGAAGCAACCAACTAATACAACTGTTCCTAAGATATAAGGGGAGTCGGGATTCCACTCGAATAATATTCCAGCAAGTGCAGGGCCAAACATATTACCTAAACTCATGTAGGCATTGTTCATTCCCGCTGCAAATCCTTGTTCTTGCCCAGCTAACTTAGAAATGAGTGTATTAACGGCAGGTCGGATAAACGTCGTTGCAATCGAGAATAATGTAGCCACAACTAAAATAACGAAGAAGCCACTAATATAAATGACACATAGCATCATAACAGCTGCGACTAACAAGTTGACTAAAATCACTTTCATTTCGCCGAATCGTTTAAACAATTTATTGACAATAAACATTTGAAGTATGACACCTGCGAAACCACCAACTGTTAAGATGATCGCAATATCTGTCGGTGTGTAGTTAAATTTACCATTTAGATATAAAGCAAGTGTTGCTTGGAAATTAGCAATTCCGAAGCTAAATGTGAATACAACGATCAAAAAGATAAAATACGAGGTTTTCACAGAACGAGCTAGCTGTTTGACTATATTTTCGCGTGGTGCAGAAACTTTGTTATTCTTCACATTTGGTAAAAAGATTGCTGAAAGAATAGCTGCAATTAATGCGACAACGCCAGCTAAATAAAAGGGAAATGTTAAATTAACATTCGCTAAAAAGCCCCCAATACCAGGTCCTATCATAAAGCCTAGAGACATCGCAGCCCCAATCATACCCATGCCCTTGCCACGTTCTTCATAGGTTGTAATATCAGCAACGAATGCCATAATCGGTGGCATAATAAAGGCCGCGCCAACACCACTTAAAAATCGAGCTAAAAATAAAATCCAAACTTCCGATGCCATGCCAAATAAAATTTGGGAACAGCCATAAAGAACGAGCCCATAAACGATAAAGCGTTTACGGCCATGACGGTCAGATAAATCACCTGCAACGGGGGATAGTAAAAATTGTGCGAGTGCAAAGCTCGCAATTAAAAAGCCAAGCACTTGTCCACCTACGCCGAAAACTTGTAAATAAGCAGGCATCACGGGAACAATAATGCCGATACCTCCCATTGTGATAAACATATTAAACATTAATAAGTAAAGTGCAAGCTTGTTTGATTTTTGCTCCATATTCGCCAGCCTTTCAAATGAACGATTTCGATTTTTAAAATGAATATTTTTCCAATAGCATACCATATTGTAACGGCATTATCGATAAAAATCATCCTCCTATTGACTGATGTTATAAGCATATAATCAAGCATAAAATTAAATTGGCCATAAAAAAACCGATCGTATCTTGTGAAAGAAGAGTGCGATCGGGTTTTTTTATTAACGTAAGCTCATTTTAAATTCTAAGAAGTGTTCGTTGTATTTACCTAACCATTCTAGGCCCAGGTTTTCGTATACTTCTAACTTTTCGCGTTGTTCATGCGTTGGGTAGAAGCGTTCATCATTGATTACCTCTTCATCTAATAATGCCCATGCTGCTTCGTTTGGCGATGAATAGCCAACATAATCTGCATTTTGTGCTGCGTTTTCAGGATCTAACATAAAGTTAATGAACTTATGTGCACCAGCTACATTTTTCGATGTTTTCGGAATGACCATGTTATCAAAGAAAATATTTGAACCTTCATAAGGTGTAGCAAAATCTAGTTCTTCATTTTCCCATAGCATATCGGCTGCTTGACCAGACCAAGTTAGTGCGACAGCAGCTTCGTTTTTGACCATAAGTGGTGTAATTTCATCACCGATAATGGCTTTTACGTTTGGTGTTAAAGAAATTAGTTTATCTGTCGCTTCACTTAAAAGCACATCATCTTTCACGTTTAATGAATGTCCAATCGAGTTTAAGCCCATCCCGATCACCTCACGAGAGCTGTCTACTAAAAATAGTTTGCCTTTTAATGAAGGGTCCCATAAATCTTCCCACGACTCGAATGTTAAATGGTCCTCAATTAAGTTTGGATTATAAACAATCCCAACCGTTCCCCAAAAATAAGGGATAGAATATTCATTGCCTTTATCGAATGATAAATCTAAAAAGTCTCCATTAATATTAACTAAGTTCGGTACTAACTTATGATCGATTGGAATAAGTAAATCTTTTTCCTTCATCGATTCAATTGTATATTCTGAAGGCACGGCGATATCATATGCCGAACCACCTTGCTCAATTTTTGTCATCATTGCTTCATTTGAATCGAATGTTTCATAGGTAACTTTAATTCCTGTTTCCTCTTCAAATTTATCGATTAACTCAGGGTCGATATATTCACCCCAGTTAAAAATGGTTAATGTATCTTTGCTACCTGCGCTACCTTTCGATTGCATTTGATCTGCTACAACAAATAATAGGGCGCAGACAATGATAATTGCAATGGTAGCTTTAACTAAATCTCTCATCGTTGTCCCTCCGCAGCATTAGATTTTGTACGTTTACTAATGAAGTAATACCCGATAACGATTATTAACGTCACCGCGAATACTAAACCAGAAATGGCGTTTACTGTTAAGGAAATACCAGCACGAGCCATCGAATAAATTTCAACTGATAATGTACTGAAGCCATTACCTGTTACGAAGAATGTCACGGCGAAATCATCTAATGAATACGTTAATGCCATGAAGAATCCAGCGAAAATACCTGGTGCAATATACGGTAAAATAACACGTGTTAACACATCACGCTTCGTTGCACCTAAATCGCGTGCTGCATCAAGTAAAGAAGTGTTCATTTCTAATAATTTTGGCAATACCATTAAAACAACAATGGGCACACTAAATGCCACATGTGATACAAGAACGGATGCAAAGCCTAATTTAACTCCAACCATTGTGAATAAAATTAAGAAGCTTGCCCCGATAACAACGTCTGGTGAAACGATTAGTACATTGTTTAAAGAGAGCAATGTATTGCGCATTTTTTTATCTTTAATCGAAACAATCCCAATGGCACCAAGTGTACCAATAACCGTTGCGATTAATCCTGATAGTAAGGCAACAATAACCGTATTAATTAAAATAACAATCAGGCGTGAATCTGCAAATACCGCTTTGTAATGTTCTAATGTGAACGATTCAAAGTTATTCATATTGCCGCCACTATTGAATGAATAAAAAATTAAATAGAAGATAGGCGCATATAGAATGACGAATATTAAAACTAAATAGGCTTTAGAAGCTGCTGATAATTTTTTCATTATGCGCGGCCTCCTTTAGATTTTTGCTTTGTTACAAGCATTGTTAAAATCATGAATAAAATTAAGAATACCGCAATCGTAGAACCCATACCCCAGTTTTGAGAGACAAGGAATTGTTGCTCAATGGCAGTACCTAACGTAATTACTTGGTTACCAGCGATTAAACGCGTAATCATGAATAATGATAATGCCGGAATAAATGTAACTTGAATCCCTGATTTTACACCGTCAATAGTTAATGGAAAAATGACACGACGGAAAGTAGTCCAGCTTGAAGCTCCTAAATCTCGAGCAGCGAAAACAAGTGATGGATTCATTTTATCTAATGAGTTGAATATTGGAATAATCATAAACGGAATGAAGATGTAGACCGATACGAATACGAAACTGAAATCTGTAAATAAAATTTGCTTAGGATCAAAGCCGAACACTTTAATCATCGCGTTAATTGGACCACTTAATCCAAAAATTCCAATGAAAGCATAAGTTTTTAATAATAAGTTAATCCAAGACGGGATAATGATTAACATTAACCAAAGCTGCTTGTTTTTTGTTTTTGTTAAAAGATAAGCAGTAGGGTAGGCAAATAATAACGTAAAGACCGTAATTAAAAACGCATACCAGAAACTACTTAACGTCATTTTTAAATAAACGGGCGTGAAGAATTTCACATAGTTGGCAAGTGTGAAGTCACCATTTAAATCTAACACTGAATAGTAAACGATTAATGCGATTGGTGCGATTACGAATAAAAGTATCCAGAATAGATAAGGAATTAACGGTCCCTTTGCTGTTTTTTTATTCATCGTCTTCATCACCATATGCTTCTAAACGTTTGTCGAAGTCCTCTTCTGTTTCGTTTAAGCGCATGACGTGAATTGCTTCAGGGTCAAAATCTAACCCGATCTCTTCGCCAACGTCAGCTTTTTTCAGTGAGTGCACTAACCATTCATTGCCGTCTTTATCGTAAGTAGATAACTCATAGTGAACACCGCGGAATAATTGCGTATCCACTGTTACGATTAATTTCCCTTTATTAGGTGTTGTAATTTCTAAATCTTCTGGACGGATGACGATATCGATTTTTTCGTTTGACTTCATCCCACCATCGACACATTCGAATTCTTTGCCAGCGAATTTAACTTTATAGTCTTCGATCATAATGCCATCTACGATATTAGATTCACCGATGAAATCTGCAACAAAGCGGTTAATTGGCTCATCGTAAATATCAACTGGCGTACCTGATTGCTTAATTTCACCATTAGATAGAACGAAAATTTCATCACTCATTGCAAGTGCTTCTTCTTGGTCATGCGTAACGAATACGAATGTTTTTCCAAGACGTTGTTGTAATTCACGTAACTCATATTGCATTTCCGTACGCAATTTTAAGTCCAAAGCCGATAATGGCTCATCTAGTAAGATTACTTCCGGGTCATTAACGATGGCACGTGCAATGGCAACACGTTGGCGTTGGCCACCAGACATTTCTGAAATTTCACGGTTGCCATAGCCTGCTAAGTTTACAAATTTTAATGCTTCTTGGACACGTCGCTGTACTTCTGCTTCTTTTACTTTCTTTATACGTAAACCGAACGCGACATTCTCAAATACATTTAAGTGAGGGAATAGAGCGTAATCTTGGAATACTGTGTTTACTTGACGTTCATTGGCAGGTACGTCATTAATGCGTCTTCCATCGAAATAAACATCGCCTGTAGAAGCGTCTGTAAAGCCTGCGATAATACGTAAAATAGTCGTTTTCCCACAACCAGATGGTCCTAGTAATGTATAAAACTTACCACGTTCTAATTCAAAATTAATATTTTTTAATACAACTGTACCGTCATCATATGATTTTGTGACATTTTCAAAGCGAATAATTGTGTTATCCATACAAAAGCCTCCTAAGCCTTATAAATAAGATTGTGTTGCGACTAATAGTAATTTTGTAATTCCATTGTGCGCATTAAAAATTTGATGATTCGAAGATGCTTCGTAATAGACAGCATGACCTTCCCCTGCGATATATTCGTCATTGCCTAGAACAACACGAATTCTTCCGTTTATAACATAAATGAATGTTTCTGCTAATGATGGAGCAAACTCTTTAAATTCTGCATCCTTTTGAAGTGTAATGAAAACAGGTTCCATTTCTTTTTCATTTGATGTTGGAATTAACCATTCGATTTCATATTTTTTTTCATGATCAATAAAGCTTGTTTGGTCATCTTTCGTAAAAACAATTTTTTCATTTTTCTGTTCATCATCAAAAAAGTCTCGCGGTGAGCACCCGAGAACTTCTAATAAATTGAATAAAGTTTCAATTGATGGTGAGTTTAGATCTCGTTCAAGTTGAGAAATGTATCCTTTTGTTAAGTCTGTTCGTTCACCAAGTTCTTCTTGGGTTAGCCCTTTTTTAATGCGAAGGGCCTTGATCTTATTGCCAATTTGCATATAATCACGCTCCACTAGTAGTTTACTTCTGTTAAACTCTAAGTATGGAAGTTTACTTTAACAAAACTTTAAGTTTACGAAAACAATAATAATTATACATAATGTATACAGAATTTCAAGTATAATAATGGTATTAAAAAATAAATATTCTTTTAGAAATAAAATCATTTGTCATTTCACGGAAATTGAGAGGCATCATATGCTAACTTGAGGAGGAGATAAATTGAAGATTCGAACGCCAATGCCTAGCTTAGATGGAGATGAGCTAATTATTAATGAAAGGGCATTAACAAAGGATATTTCGAATATAACACTCATTTATTTTTGGTCGATTAGCTGTAATCAATGTGAGACTTCGATTATAAAACTAAA includes these proteins:
- a CDS encoding ABC transporter ATP-binding protein; this translates as MIEFQHVKKSYNTVQALKDLTLTIKKGTIYGFVGANGAGKSTAFSILATLIPPTSGDVLVNGKSVLTNAHDVRALIGYMPDFFGVYDQLKVEEYLDFYGAAYALPSSVRKEKITQLLALVRLSEKRQEYVDDLSRGMKQRLCLARTLMHDPDVLILDEPASGLDPRARVEMRDILKDLKRLGKTICISSHILPELAEVCDEIGVLHEGKLIASGNISEIQAQLQAEKWITLQTVSDLQQAQQFFMSQPNVSNVSIQELGQTLTFAFSGGNMEQANLLKSAIEATIQITSFEVQKKNLEDVFMVITEEVMQHEQ
- a CDS encoding PotD/PotF family extracellular solute-binding protein, with product MRDLVKATIAIIIVCALLFVVADQMQSKGSAGSKDTLTIFNWGEYIDPELIDKFEEETGIKVTYETFDSNEAMMTKIEQGGSAYDIAVPSEYTIESMKEKDLLIPIDHKLVPNLVNINGDFLDLSFDKGNEYSIPYFWGTVGIVYNPNLIEDHLTFESWEDLWDPSLKGKLFLVDSSREVIGMGLNSIGHSLNVKDDVLLSEATDKLISLTPNVKAIIGDEITPLMVKNEAAVALTWSGQAADMLWENEELDFATPYEGSNIFFDNMVIPKTSKNVAGAHKFINFMLDPENAAQNADYVGYSSPNEAAWALLDEEVINDERFYPTHEQREKLEVYENLGLEWLGKYNEHFLEFKMSLR
- the dapD gene encoding 2,3,4,5-tetrahydropyridine-2,6-dicarboxylate N-acetyltransferase, producing MEKLNAQQIIDFISQSKKVTPVKVYVKGSGVADLSYGTDSKVFGEGSSAVVFGEWAQVEVALKEHAEKIEDYVVESDRRNSGVPLLDTKYVNARIEPGAIIRDQVTIGDNAVIMMGAIINIGAEIGAKTMIDMGCVLGGRATVGENCHIGAGTVLAGVVEPPSALPVVVEDDVVIGANAVVLEGVRIGQGAVVAAGAIVIKDVEPYTVVAGVPAREIKKLDEKTKSKTEIIDSLRNL
- a CDS encoding MFS transporter gives rise to the protein MEQKSNKLALYLLMFNMFITMGGIGIIVPVMPAYLQVFGVGGQVLGFLIASFALAQFLLSPVAGDLSDRHGRKRFIVYGLVLYGCSQILFGMASEVWILFLARFLSGVGAAFIMPPIMAFVADITTYEERGKGMGMIGAAMSLGFMIGPGIGGFLANVNLTFPFYLAGVVALIAAILSAIFLPNVKNNKVSAPRENIVKQLARSVKTSYFIFLIVVFTFSFGIANFQATLALYLNGKFNYTPTDIAIILTVGGFAGVILQMFIVNKLFKRFGEMKVILVNLLVAAVMMLCVIYISGFFVILVVATLFSIATTFIRPAVNTLISKLAGQEQGFAAGMNNAYMSLGNMFGPALAGILFEWNPDSPYILGTVVLVGCFILAFTWTSKKAPHLMKSS
- a CDS encoding ABC transporter permease encodes the protein MNNKPFNPVLLKELKLRFRNAKSFSSLAFYLIALTIFIVAYFIIVTGIMGNGYIQPQTSFILFCCLTMLQMGLLLFMAPALTAGSISTEREKQTLNMLLTTTQTSTQIIIGKLMASLAFLVVMLIATLPMYSVLFLFGGVSPKMLGSVFLIFLLTVFAVGSVGILISTVTKKTIVSMISTYGVTIFLALFTAIFFAVGMVNHVVDQSANVSYFWISLNPFAVALSIISPDIAIGIKEVTQVELSPILLYCIAYMLIGIISLWIAVRKLRETK
- a CDS encoding N-acetyldiaminopimelate deacetylase gives rise to the protein MNELIQIRRALHQIPEIGFQEFKTQRYILTFLKQLPQQHLQITTWKTGVVVFIQGTNPTKCIGWRTDMDGLPVKEETFLHFSSQHEGFMHACGHDCHMTIALGLVEAFVHKQPMQNVVFYFQPAEEGPGGAEPMLNWLRQEQPHLVADEIYALHIAPEYPVGTVATKPGLLFANTSELFIDLKGVGGHAAFPHKTRDMTVAAANLIMQLQTIISRNVNPLDSAVITIGKMTSGTVQNVIAENARLEGTIRTLNAEAMAEVKRRIEAICTGIEAAFECTVTIDYGSMYYEVNNDETCARQLLEFANSFEGASAYECPAAMTGEDFGYFIKDIPGAMFWSGANCEYGLHHAKISPDEALLAFNVNFVEQFIREF
- a CDS encoding ABC transporter permease, with protein sequence MKKLSAASKAYLVLIFVILYAPIFYLIFYSFNSGGNMNNFESFTLEHYKAVFADSRLIVILINTVIVALLSGLIATVIGTLGAIGIVSIKDKKMRNTLLSLNNVLIVSPDVVIGASFLILFTMVGVKLGFASVLVSHVAFSVPIVVLMVLPKLLEMNTSLLDAARDLGATKRDVLTRVILPYIAPGIFAGFFMALTYSLDDFAVTFFVTGNGFSTLSVEIYSMARAGISLTVNAISGLVFAVTLIIVIGYYFISKRTKSNAAEGQR
- a CDS encoding tripartite tricarboxylate transporter TctB family protein, which encodes MKKIIAFMAVFLFLIPVITASAEMKINVDYGLNGQGKQDMPLGVTITIENDEQPFDGELLTTYPSNYLLQTGQVFRLKLEPHEKYSEFFVIDSYPYQLYNQKSKSFVHVYEGSLEKGDKYKNFQLKNSEPKLYSYDTHVVGILGLKDVSKALQKLRVIKGNANLEVQYFPMDTVQTITDVRQLAFINTLILAEPLKLYDEEQLQILVSWMKNGGQLIVDQDVTFTPMKEFAALQASEGATKTTVSTQSLEQFSREGTFQSDLPLVKKDALENSELFEVDGLILAAKRPVGMGSLIQTAFSLTDPVLLTSDGYANLLAQMMNLQTPMYSNSAEIEMSNTVASVNELFPAFEFSMWKILAVLIVYILVIGPILYFILKKKDKREYAWWIIPAIAVVFSLGLFFIGARDRIAQPQIQQTAVIKVGEQSQQYFVQSLLSNRSGDYEFEFGKELDVTVYGNDFSNLHDFQNGRWSYVKNEGDKKQLLLKNVPYWDVETIVGKGAIDVGQFNVDLTNENRTLVGTITNNFDVDVTNVQIWTGAELVTIGDMKRGETTTVNKTMQLAVLLPTVLPNNTMYTTPTPETIDTERKNRLIALAQSIIASEQSPAIIANAKDITYGATLTKKATTESTTLLVQPFTATTQFTGELILTEQAFLVSLNSEMYGGMRDQTVTSLKDWYFDPGEYEVTYKLPQQLKAEPMNWSELHYEVDESFMKAQIWNVSTNEYEPFSSQFSTQEVSNYLKQGEIRFKWTISENIYNRTFTSPIIQLKGAHEL